One window from the genome of Drosophila albomicans strain 15112-1751.03 chromosome 2L, ASM965048v2, whole genome shotgun sequence encodes:
- the LOC127565204 gene encoding uncharacterized protein LOC127565204 gives MPKDINRRASRAIGDFFIVIAIIWIVFVAFKALFLASQQTASLLRPSDAACPAEHPCRPSRPAEHPCRPFSASGAPLQALSASGAPLHRPSRPAEHSCRPFSASGAPLQAILGQRSTPAPALSASGAPLGANFNSLPASAICFCENINLL, from the exons AAGATATAAATCGGAGGGCATCAAGAGCTATTGGggatttttttattgtcattgcTATTATTTG gattgtttttgttgccttcaAGGCCTTGTTCCTTGCTTCGCAGCAGACAGCCAGTTTGCTTCGACCAAGTGACGCAGCTTGTCCAGCGGAGCATCCCTGCAGGCCctctcggccagcggagcacccctgcAGGCCAttctcggccagcggagcacccctgcaggccctctcggccagcggagcacccctgcaccggccctctcggccagcggagcactcCTGCAGGCCAttctcggccagcggagcacccctgcAGGCCAttctcggccagcggagcacccctgcaccggccctctcggccagcggagcgccttTAGGCGCCAACTTTAACTCTCTGCCAGCGtcagcaatttgtttttgtgaaaaCATTAATCTTCTCTAA
- the LOC127565132 gene encoding translation initiation factor IF-2-like isoform X7: MTGCVHRRVIIEDLNRKASSAIGKFFIVFAIIWIGFAAFKALFLCFAAYRQFASAKCRSLSSGAPLQAILGQRSTPVGHSRSAERPAPAFSASGAPSPALTASGAPLHRPSRSAEHLSGPHGQRSTPAPALSASGAPLRPSRPAEHPCTGPLGQRSASTGHCLASEAPLGANFNSLPSSSNCFCEIIL, encoded by the exons ATGACCGGCTGCGTACATAGACGCGTAATTATTGAAGATTTAAATCGGAAGGCATCGAGCGCTATTGggaaattttttattgtctttGCTATTATTTG GATTGGTTTTGCTGCCTTCAAGGCCTTGTTTCTTTGCTTCGCAGCATACCGCCAGTTTGCTTCGGCCAAGTGCCGCAGCTTAtccagcggagcacccctgcAGGCCAttctcggccagcggagcacccctgTAGGCCATTCTCGGTCAGCGGAGCGCCCTGCGCCGGCAttctcggccagcggagcaccctcTCCGGCCCtcacggccagcggagcacccctgcACCGGCCCTCTCGGTCAGCGGAGCAC ctcTCCGGCCCtcacggccagcggagcacccctgcaccggccctctcggccagcggagcacctcTCCGGCCCtcacggccagcggagcacccctgcaccggccctctcggccagcggagcgcctcTACAGGCCACTGCCTGGCCAGCGAAGCGCCTTTAGGTGCCAACTTTAACTCTctgccatcatcatcaaattgtttttgtgaaaTCATTCTCTAA
- the LOC127565132 gene encoding uncharacterized protein LOC127565132 isoform X8 has protein sequence MTGCVHRRVIIEDLNRKASSAIGKFFIVFAIIWIGFAAFKALFLCFAAYRQFASAKCRSLSSGAPLQAILGQRSTPVGHSRSAERPAPAFSASGAPSPALTASGAPLRPSRPAEHPCTGSLGQRSTSPALTASGAPLHRPSRPAEHLSGPHGQRSTPAPALSASGAPLQATAWPAKRL, from the exons ATGACCGGCTGCGTACATAGACGCGTAATTATTGAAGATTTAAATCGGAAGGCATCGAGCGCTATTGggaaattttttattgtctttGCTATTATTTG GATTGGTTTTGCTGCCTTCAAGGCCTTGTTTCTTTGCTTCGCAGCATACCGCCAGTTTGCTTCGGCCAAGTGCCGCAGCTTAtccagcggagcacccctgcAGGCCAttctcggccagcggagcacccctgTAGGCCATTCTCGGTCAGCGGAGCGCCCTGCGCCGGCAttctcggccagcggagcaccctcTCCGGCCCtcacggc CAGCGGAGCACCTCTCCGGCCCtcacggccagcggagcacccctgcACCGGCTctctcggccagcggagcac ctcTCCGGCCCtcacggccagcggagcacccctgcaccggccctctcggccagcggagcacctcTCCGGCCCtcacggccagcggagcacccctgcaccggccctctcggccagcggagcgcctcTACAGGCCACTGCCTGGCCAGCGAAGCGCCTTTAG
- the LOC127565132 gene encoding translation initiation factor IF-2-like isoform X5: MTGCVHRRVIIEDLNRKASSAIGKFFIVFAIIWIGFAAFKALFLCFAAYRQFASAKCRSLSSGAPLQAILGQRSTPVGHSRSAERPAPAFSASGAPSPALTASGAPLRPSRPAEHPCTGSLGQRSTSPALSASGAPLRPSRPAEHPCTGPLGQRSTSPALTASGAPLHRPSRPAERLYRPLPGQRSAFRCQL; this comes from the exons ATGACCGGCTGCGTACATAGACGCGTAATTATTGAAGATTTAAATCGGAAGGCATCGAGCGCTATTGggaaattttttattgtctttGCTATTATTTG GATTGGTTTTGCTGCCTTCAAGGCCTTGTTTCTTTGCTTCGCAGCATACCGCCAGTTTGCTTCGGCCAAGTGCCGCAGCTTAtccagcggagcacccctgcAGGCCAttctcggccagcggagcacccctgTAGGCCATTCTCGGTCAGCGGAGCGCCCTGCGCCGGCAttctcggccagcggagcaccctcTCCGGCCCtcacggc CAGCGGAGCACCTCTCCGGCCCtcacggccagcggagcacccctgcACCGGCTctctcggccagcggagcac ctcTCCGGCCctctcggccagcggagcacctcTCCGGCCCtcacggccagcggagcacccctgcaccggccctctcggccagcggagcacctcTCCGGCCCtcacggccagcggagcacccctgcaccggccctctcggccagcggagcgcctcTACAGGCCACTGCCTGGCCAGCGAAGCGCCTTTAGGTGCCAACTTTAA
- the LOC127565132 gene encoding skin secretory protein xP2-like isoform X1, with product MTGCVHRRVIIEDLNRKASSAIGKFFIVFAIIWIGFAAFKALFLCFAAYRQFASAKCRSLSSGAPLQAILGQRSTPVGHSRSAERPAPAFSASGAPSPALTASGAPLHRPSRSAEHLSGPHGQRSTPAPALSASGAPLRPSRPAEHLSGPHGQRSTPAPALSASGAPLRPSRPAEHPCTGPLGQRSASTGHCLASEAPLGANFNSLPSSSNCFCEIIL from the exons ATGACCGGCTGCGTACATAGACGCGTAATTATTGAAGATTTAAATCGGAAGGCATCGAGCGCTATTGggaaattttttattgtctttGCTATTATTTG GATTGGTTTTGCTGCCTTCAAGGCCTTGTTTCTTTGCTTCGCAGCATACCGCCAGTTTGCTTCGGCCAAGTGCCGCAGCTTAtccagcggagcacccctgcAGGCCAttctcggccagcggagcacccctgTAGGCCATTCTCGGTCAGCGGAGCGCCCTGCGCCGGCAttctcggccagcggagcaccctcTCCGGCCCtcacggccagcggagcacccctgcACCGGCCCTCTCGGTCAGCGGAGCACCTCTCCGGCCCtcacggccagcggagcacccctgcACCGGCTctctcggccagcggagcac ctcTCCGGCCctctcggccagcggagcacctcTCCGGCCCtcacggccagcggagcacccctgcaccggccctctcggccagcggagcacctcTCCGGCCCtcacggccagcggagcacccctgcaccggccctctcggccagcggagcgcctcTACAGGCCACTGCCTGGCCAGCGAAGCGCCTTTAGGTGCCAACTTTAACTCTctgccatcatcatcaaattgtttttgtgaaaTCATTCTCTAA
- the LOC127565132 gene encoding translation initiation factor IF-2-like isoform X9, protein MTGCVHRRVIIEDLNRKASSAIGKFFIVFAIIWIGFAAFKALFLCFAAYRQFASAKCRSLSSGAPLQAILGQRSTPVGHSRSAERPAPAFSASGAPSPALTASGAPLQRPAEHLSGPLGQRSTSPALTASGAPLHRPSRPAEHLSGPHGQRSTPAPALSASGAPLQATAWPAKRL, encoded by the exons ATGACCGGCTGCGTACATAGACGCGTAATTATTGAAGATTTAAATCGGAAGGCATCGAGCGCTATTGggaaattttttattgtctttGCTATTATTTG GATTGGTTTTGCTGCCTTCAAGGCCTTGTTTCTTTGCTTCGCAGCATACCGCCAGTTTGCTTCGGCCAAGTGCCGCAGCTTAtccagcggagcacccctgcAGGCCAttctcggccagcggagcacccctgTAGGCCATTCTCGGTCAGCGGAGCGCCCTGCGCCGGCAttctcggccagcggagcacc ctcTCCGGCCCtcacggccagcggagcacccctgcagcggccagcggagcacctcTCCGGCCctctcggccagcggagcacctcTCCGGCCCtcacggccagcggagcacccctgcaccggccctctcggccagcggagcacctcTCCGGCCCtcacggccagcggagcacccctgcaccggccctctcggccagcggagcgcctcTACAGGCCACTGCCTGGCCAGCGAAGCGCCTTTAG
- the LOC127565132 gene encoding uncharacterized protein LOC127565132 isoform X10 gives MTGCVHRRVIIEDLNRKASSAIGKFFIVFAIIWIGFAAFKALFLCFAAYRQFASAKCRSLSSGAPLQAILGQRSTPVGHSRSAERPAPAFSASGAPSPALSASGAPLRPSRPAEHPCTGPLGQRSTSPALTASGAPLHRPSRPAERLYRPLPGQRSAFRCQL, from the exons ATGACCGGCTGCGTACATAGACGCGTAATTATTGAAGATTTAAATCGGAAGGCATCGAGCGCTATTGggaaattttttattgtctttGCTATTATTTG GATTGGTTTTGCTGCCTTCAAGGCCTTGTTTCTTTGCTTCGCAGCATACCGCCAGTTTGCTTCGGCCAAGTGCCGCAGCTTAtccagcggagcacccctgcAGGCCAttctcggccagcggagcacccctgTAGGCCATTCTCGGTCAGCGGAGCGCCCTGCGCCGGCAttctcggccagcggagcacc ctcTCCGGCCctctcggccagcggagcacctcTCCGGCCCtcacggccagcggagcacccctgcaccggccctctcggccagcggagcacctcTCCGGCCCtcacggccagcggagcacccctgcaccggccctctcggccagcggagcgcctcTACAGGCCACTGCCTGGCCAGCGAAGCGCCTTTAGGTGCCAACTTTAA
- the LOC127565132 gene encoding translation initiation factor IF-2-like isoform X4, with protein sequence MTGCVHRRVIIEDLNRKASSAIGKFFIVFAIIWIGFAAFKALFLCFAAYRQFASAKCRSLSSGAPLQAILGQRSTPVGHSRSAERPAPAFSASGAPSPALTASGAPLHRPSRSAEHLSGPHGQRSTPAPALSASGAPLRPSRPAEHPCTGPLGQRSTSPALTASGAPLHRPSRPAERLYRPLPGQRSAFRCQL encoded by the exons ATGACCGGCTGCGTACATAGACGCGTAATTATTGAAGATTTAAATCGGAAGGCATCGAGCGCTATTGggaaattttttattgtctttGCTATTATTTG GATTGGTTTTGCTGCCTTCAAGGCCTTGTTTCTTTGCTTCGCAGCATACCGCCAGTTTGCTTCGGCCAAGTGCCGCAGCTTAtccagcggagcacccctgcAGGCCAttctcggccagcggagcacccctgTAGGCCATTCTCGGTCAGCGGAGCGCCCTGCGCCGGCAttctcggccagcggagcaccctcTCCGGCCCtcacggccagcggagcacccctgcACCGGCCCTCTCGGTCAGCGGAGCACCTCTCCGGCCCtcacggccagcggagcacccctgcACCGGCTctctcggccagcggagcac ctcTCCGGCCCtcacggccagcggagcacccctgcaccggccctctcggccagcggagcacctcTCCGGCCCtcacggccagcggagcacccctgcaccggccctctcggccagcggagcgcctcTACAGGCCACTGCCTGGCCAGCGAAGCGCCTTTAGGTGCCAACTTTAA
- the LOC127565132 gene encoding uncharacterized protein LOC127565132 isoform X11, protein MTGCVHRRVIIEDLNRKASSAIGKFFIVFAIIWIGFAAFKALFLCFAAYRQFASAKCRSLSSGAPLQAILGQRSTPVGHSRSAERPAPAFSASGAPSPALTASGAPLHRPSRPAEHLSGPHGQRSTPAPALSASGAPLQATAWPAKRL, encoded by the exons ATGACCGGCTGCGTACATAGACGCGTAATTATTGAAGATTTAAATCGGAAGGCATCGAGCGCTATTGggaaattttttattgtctttGCTATTATTTG GATTGGTTTTGCTGCCTTCAAGGCCTTGTTTCTTTGCTTCGCAGCATACCGCCAGTTTGCTTCGGCCAAGTGCCGCAGCTTAtccagcggagcacccctgcAGGCCAttctcggccagcggagcacccctgTAGGCCATTCTCGGTCAGCGGAGCGCCCTGCGCCGGCAttctcggccagcggagcacc ctcTCCGGCCCtcacggccagcggagcacccctgcaccggccctctcggccagcggagcacctcTCCGGCCCtcacggccagcggagcacccctgcaccggccctctcggccagcggagcgcctcTACAGGCCACTGCCTGGCCAGCGAAGCGCCTTTAG
- the LOC127565132 gene encoding translation initiation factor IF-2-like isoform X2, translated as MTGCVHRRVIIEDLNRKASSAIGKFFIVFAIIWIGFAAFKALFLCFAAYRQFASAKCRSLSSGAPLQAILGQRSTPVGHSRSAERPAPAFSASGAPSPALTASGAPLHRPSRSAEHLSGPHGQRSTPAPALSASGAPLRPSRPAEHPCSGQRSTSPALSASGAPLRPSRPAEHPCTGPLGQRSASTGHCLASEAPLGANFNSLPSSSNCFCEIIL; from the exons ATGACCGGCTGCGTACATAGACGCGTAATTATTGAAGATTTAAATCGGAAGGCATCGAGCGCTATTGggaaattttttattgtctttGCTATTATTTG GATTGGTTTTGCTGCCTTCAAGGCCTTGTTTCTTTGCTTCGCAGCATACCGCCAGTTTGCTTCGGCCAAGTGCCGCAGCTTAtccagcggagcacccctgcAGGCCAttctcggccagcggagcacccctgTAGGCCATTCTCGGTCAGCGGAGCGCCCTGCGCCGGCAttctcggccagcggagcaccctcTCCGGCCCtcacggccagcggagcacccctgcACCGGCCCTCTCGGTCAGCGGAGCACCTCTCCGGCCCtcacggccagcggagcacccctgcACCGGCTctctcggccagcggagcacctcTCCGGCCCtcacggccagcggagcacccctgcagcggccagcggagcacctcTCCGGCCctctcggccagcggagcac ctcTCCGGCCCtcacggccagcggagcacccctgcaccggccctctcggccagcggagcgcctcTACAGGCCACTGCCTGGCCAGCGAAGCGCCTTTAGGTGCCAACTTTAACTCTctgccatcatcatcaaattgtttttgtgaaaTCATTCTCTAA
- the LOC127565132 gene encoding translation initiation factor IF-2-like isoform X6, which yields MTGCVHRRVIIEDLNRKASSAIGKFFIVFAIIWIGFAAFKALFLCFAAYRQFASAKCRSLSSGAPLQAILGQRSTPVGHSRSAERPAPAFSASGAPSPALTASGAPLRPSRPAEHPCTGSLGQRSTSPALTASGAPLQRPAEHLSGPLGQRSTSPALTASGAPLHRPSRPAERLYRPLPGQRSAFRCQL from the exons ATGACCGGCTGCGTACATAGACGCGTAATTATTGAAGATTTAAATCGGAAGGCATCGAGCGCTATTGggaaattttttattgtctttGCTATTATTTG GATTGGTTTTGCTGCCTTCAAGGCCTTGTTTCTTTGCTTCGCAGCATACCGCCAGTTTGCTTCGGCCAAGTGCCGCAGCTTAtccagcggagcacccctgcAGGCCAttctcggccagcggagcacccctgTAGGCCATTCTCGGTCAGCGGAGCGCCCTGCGCCGGCAttctcggccagcggagcaccctcTCCGGCCCtcacggc CAGCGGAGCACCTCTCCGGCCCtcacggccagcggagcacccctgcACCGGCTctctcggccagcggagcacctcTCCGGCCCtcacggccagcggagcacccctgcagcggccagcggagcacctcTCCGGCCctctcggccagcggagcac ctcTCCGGCCCtcacggccagcggagcacccctgcaccggccctctcggccagcggagcgcctcTACAGGCCACTGCCTGGCCAGCGAAGCGCCTTTAGGTGCCAACTTTAA
- the LOC127565132 gene encoding uncharacterized protein LOC127565132 isoform X12, whose product MTGCVHRRVIIEDLNRKASSAIGKFFIVFAIIWIGFAAFKALFLCFAAYRQFASAKCRSLSSGAPLQAILGQRSTPVGHSRSAERPAPAFSASGAPSPALTASGAPLHRPSRPAERLYRPLPGQRSAFRCQL is encoded by the exons ATGACCGGCTGCGTACATAGACGCGTAATTATTGAAGATTTAAATCGGAAGGCATCGAGCGCTATTGggaaattttttattgtctttGCTATTATTTG GATTGGTTTTGCTGCCTTCAAGGCCTTGTTTCTTTGCTTCGCAGCATACCGCCAGTTTGCTTCGGCCAAGTGCCGCAGCTTAtccagcggagcacccctgcAGGCCAttctcggccagcggagcacccctgTAGGCCATTCTCGGTCAGCGGAGCGCCCTGCGCCGGCAttctcggccagcggagcacc ctcTCCGGCCCtcacggccagcggagcacccctgcaccggccctctcggccagcggagcgcctcTACAGGCCACTGCCTGGCCAGCGAAGCGCCTTTAGGTGCCAACTTTAA
- the LOC127565132 gene encoding skin secretory protein xP2-like isoform X3, translating to MTGCVHRRVIIEDLNRKASSAIGKFFIVFAIIWIGFAAFKALFLCFAAYRQFASAKCRSLSSGAPLQAILGQRSTPVGHSRSAERPAPAFSASGAPSPALTASGAPLRPSRPAEHPCTGSLGQRSTSPALTASGAPLQRPAEHLSGPLGQRSTSPALTASGAPLHRPSRPAEHLSGPHGQRSTPAPALSASGAPLQATAWPAKRL from the exons ATGACCGGCTGCGTACATAGACGCGTAATTATTGAAGATTTAAATCGGAAGGCATCGAGCGCTATTGggaaattttttattgtctttGCTATTATTTG GATTGGTTTTGCTGCCTTCAAGGCCTTGTTTCTTTGCTTCGCAGCATACCGCCAGTTTGCTTCGGCCAAGTGCCGCAGCTTAtccagcggagcacccctgcAGGCCAttctcggccagcggagcacccctgTAGGCCATTCTCGGTCAGCGGAGCGCCCTGCGCCGGCAttctcggccagcggagcaccctcTCCGGCCCtcacggc CAGCGGAGCACCTCTCCGGCCCtcacggccagcggagcacccctgcACCGGCTctctcggccagcggagcacctcTCCGGCCCtcacggccagcggagcacccctgcagcggccagcggagcacctcTCCGGCCctctcggccagcggagcacctcTCCGGCCCtcacggccagcggagcacccctgcaccggccctctcggccagcggagcacctcTCCGGCCCtcacggccagcggagcacccctgcaccggccctctcggccagcggagcgcctcTACAGGCCACTGCCTGGCCAGCGAAGCGCCTTTAG